The nucleotide sequence GATACCCGTAAAAGCTGTCATAGGCATCTCGAGCCGGATCATCGGAAATCACCAGATCGGGTTTTACCTGGCGCATGACGCGAACCAAATCGCGCCGAAGCTCGGCTGTGTTGGCTAGCTCACCGTCCGTGTGGCGGAGAAAGTGCACGGCTTTGGTTCCGACCGTTTCAGCAGCGGCTCGTTGTTCGGTTTCCCTGATCTTTCGCCGCTCTTCGATGGAAAGGGTCGATGCCCCGTTTCCGTTGAAACCTTTCTCTCCGCTGGTGCAAACGACGTACTCCACATGACGCCCCTCCCGGCTCCAGAGAGCAACCGAGCCGGCGCAACGAAAGTCGATGTCATCCGGATGTGCGGCTATGACGAGTATCTTTTCATGATCCATCTTTTAATATCCCTGATGAGCGGCGGAATGAAATGGTGGTAGACAAACAGGCGATTTATATATCAGGCGCCAGGAAGATCGCAAAGCGTGACAGAATTTCAAGGCCTAATTAGCACTTGGAGAGGAGCGCCAGGATGTTTGTCACCATCAAGGGGTGGAGATTGTTGAACAGCTTCAATGGTCGATTTTGAGTTTTGCGGGAGGAGATGGCTGTCTCTTAATATGATGTACTATATGGTCCGAATATCTTTATCTGCTCGCGTGGGTAGGGATGCGCGACGTATTAAATACTCGTTAAACTACCTCACCTTGTTAGAGGAACGGCTAGTATTGATCATGTGTAGTATTCTTGAATTCGTAAATCTGAAGTATGATAAAGATATATAGCCCAAGGATTATTGTCTATTTTGAAAGGTTTAAAAAAAATGGAAGATAAACGCGATTTTACGAGATTTGATTATCCTACCGATAGTACGCACTCGCCATCGGAATTTTTTATTTCGGTTCCCGAGCTTTCGGATGAGCCTCTTCATCCTGAGGATTTCAGCGCGGGCGGTTTTAAGCTGAATCTGCCCAAATGTCCCAGACTAGGTGATAAATGCACCTGCACAATAAATCTGTATGACATTACCCTCTCGGGTTTGGCCGCCACGGTAGCGCATATATTCGAAAACCGCACAGATCCAACTACTTGGTCCGTGGGCCTATCGATCGAGATTTCTGATAATGAGCGGGATCATCTCTCCTCGTTGATGATGGCCTTCATCAATGGCGAGAAGGAGATAATCTAAGAGCTGTCTGAGTCAAAAGCCTAGCTGAAGAAATTTATTATCTTCCAGTCTGTCAAATTTTTAGGCCCGCCTCTTTCAAGGTGAGGTGCCCCGGGAGAAATCCACAGCTTCGAGTAGTTGCCCCTTTGGCGGGCCATCCATCAAATTGCCGAGATGCTCGCGGAAATTTTTGTAGTGAGGCATTTCGCGGTGAGCGTCGAGGGCAGCTTGATTATTCCAGCATTCGATGAAGTGAAAGCTCCCGCTACCATCGCGGGCAGTAAAAAGGTTGTAGAAGACACAACCTGCCTCGGCGCGAGATGGCTCGCACATACCTCTAAGCAGCTCTTCTGCGGCGCTCTCTTTTCCAGCTTGTGGCTTTAGGGTGGCGAAAATAAAAACACGATCATCGGCCATGAGAATTCTCCTGGAAGTTAGTAGTATTTTTTAGTCGTCGAGAATGGCGTTCCATTCTGAAATATTGTCGTTTTGTGCATCTAGCAGGGCACTCGTGTCGCCTTCGATGGTAATTTTTTCGATGGCGTCGCCTTGCTGAATTTTGTCCACGACTCTCTGGCCCTCTGTGACGAGGCCGAAAACCGTGTGTTTTCCGTCAAGCCAGGAAGTTTCTGCATGCGTAATGAAAAATTGAGAGCCATTCGTGCCGGGCCCTGCGTTCGCCATTGAAAGTACGCCGGCGGAGTCATGTTTTAGTTTCGGGGTGCACTCATCCTCAAAAGTGTAGCCAGGGCCGCCTGTGCCGGTGCCCTGGGGGCAGCCGCCTTGAATCATGAAATTGTCGATTACCCGGTGGAAGATGAGGTCATCGTAGTAGCCACGCTGAACGAGGTTGACGAAGTTTGCCACTGTCACCGGGGTGTGCTCCTCGAATAGATTGAGGTTGATGTCGCCGCGGTTGGTCGTGATTGTCGCTTTAAATACCATCAAAAACTCCTTTAGAAGAGCCATCCGTGGGAGGAGAACTCTACAAGAATTGAAAAGATATCCCAAAATGGGAGGCTCCCTGGACATTAACAGAACACAGCGAGGGGGGGAATCGAGTTTGCCGCCATGCGCTTTGGTTTTTGATGAGTCCAATATGGTAATGTCTCGCCCTGCTATTCACCTCTTTGAAATTGGTTGAAAATGATTGATTTGCTTATCTACGGCATTCGGGGAGAATATCTCGCCACTATCTCCTCTCTGCTCTACGCGATAACTCTGATTTCCATCAGGGCCGGGATGGCGGGCGGCACCCCTTTTGCCGCTTTGCTAACAGTGAATACGATAGTCTCGATTGGCGGGCTAACAGTTGCTGCCATCAGGGGAACGTTGTTTTCGACGGCACTTGCTCCAGTGTTATGGTTTGTCGTGACCGGAATATGCGCCCAGGGAATCGGCACGCTTACCCACTACTTCGGTATTGAGCGAATGGGGGTGAGCCGGGCGACAGCGGTACAGTCCATTACACCTCTTTGGGGAGTGTTGTTTGCGTTTGTTGTGTTGGGAGAGCGGCCTGGAATCGCCGTTATTTCTGGGACGGTGGCGATTGTCGCCGGGGTGGTACTGCTTTCCTTGCCCGAGAAGCGGTTTGAGGAGGGAGGGTGGGTGCAGCGGGCGGTGCTATTCCCGCTGGTGTCCTCTGTGGTCTATGCTTTTGTGCCAATTTTTGCGAAATTTGCCTTTGCCTATCAGCAGACGCCGGTGTTGGGCCTTGGCGTTGCATTTGGAAGCGCTTCAATCGTGATGTTCTTGGTGAGGAGGAAAATACCGGGAGGTGGAGTCATCCAGGCCAACTCCAGGAGTTTTGGATTTTTTGTCCTGGCCGGGGTGATGAATATGGTGGGTGCCATTATATATTGGAGCGCTCTGGTGGCTGGGAGCGTATCGACTATTCTTCCTATCAGTAGGCTTTATCCGCTCTGGGTGCTTGTCCTGGGAGCGTTGTTCCTGGGGAGGATGGAGAAAATCTCGATCCGGGTGGTTCTGGCGGGAGTTATAGTCGTTTTTGGAGGTGTTTTAATAACAATATATCAATAGTTTATGCTGATGTTCTAATGTTTTGGTTTATGTATATTTTTCGGCATGGGGCAGGGAAGCCCTCAATTCGCTAGCTTTTTTAAGTTCAGTAAAAGGATTCCATGCATGAGTGATTCGATAGATACGCC is from Nitrospinaceae bacterium and encodes:
- a CDS encoding antibiotic biosynthesis monooxygenase, which codes for MADDRVFIFATLKPQAGKESAAEELLRGMCEPSRAEAGCVFYNLFTARDGSGSFHFIECWNNQAALDAHREMPHYKNFREHLGNLMDGPPKGQLLEAVDFSRGTSP
- a CDS encoding DMT family transporter, with the protein product MIDLLIYGIRGEYLATISSLLYAITLISIRAGMAGGTPFAALLTVNTIVSIGGLTVAAIRGTLFSTALAPVLWFVVTGICAQGIGTLTHYFGIERMGVSRATAVQSITPLWGVLFAFVVLGERPGIAVISGTVAIVAGVVLLSLPEKRFEEGGWVQRAVLFPLVSSVVYAFVPIFAKFAFAYQQTPVLGLGVAFGSASIVMFLVRRKIPGGGVIQANSRSFGFFVLAGVMNMVGAIIYWSALVAGSVSTILPISRLYPLWVLVLGALFLGRMEKISIRVVLAGVIVVFGGVLITIYQ
- a CDS encoding PIG-L family deacetylase, which gives rise to MDHEKILVIAAHPDDIDFRCAGSVALWSREGRHVEYVVCTSGEKGFNGNGASTLSIEERRKIRETEQRAAAETVGTKAVHFLRHTDGELANTAELRRDLVRVMRQVKPDLVISDDPARDAYDSFYGYHSDHRAIGFAAFDALYPAVGNENFFPQLLAEGFEPHRPKEVFFGSREKMNTWFDITETFDLKTKALACHKSQIPDINEITPRLKEWAGLTGKEKGYEYAEGFRSLEFPK
- a CDS encoding PilZ domain-containing protein: MEDKRDFTRFDYPTDSTHSPSEFFISVPELSDEPLHPEDFSAGGFKLNLPKCPRLGDKCTCTINLYDITLSGLAATVAHIFENRTDPTTWSVGLSIEISDNERDHLSSLMMAFINGEKEII
- a CDS encoding peptidylprolyl isomerase, with amino-acid sequence MVFKATITTNRGDINLNLFEEHTPVTVANFVNLVQRGYYDDLIFHRVIDNFMIQGGCPQGTGTGGPGYTFEDECTPKLKHDSAGVLSMANAGPGTNGSQFFITHAETSWLDGKHTVFGLVTEGQRVVDKIQQGDAIEKITIEGDTSALLDAQNDNISEWNAILDD